A window from Moritella yayanosii encodes these proteins:
- a CDS encoding ABC transporter ATP-binding protein, protein MTTSSSLALRISDLHCSYAGVDILTGLDLDLGKNEILCLLGPSGCGKTTTLKLIAGLLPPTQGSIEINGQVVDNSELNVAPEKRNVGMIFQDYALFPHLTVTDNVLFSQYKQTKAKQKETLDNVLKLVNLTEFADRYPHQLSGGQQQRVAIARALANSPELLLLDEPFSNIDSQVRHHLIEEMRALLKSHNMSAIFVTHSKEEAFAFADRLAVFHQGKIEQLGTPSELYNRPATRFVADFLGKVNYLDAVVLDEYSVSTALGVISGKQKLTVTVGAHKLLAIRPQQLKLALTEQGSATITQQQFLGMTTHCTITLAEEPAIELSVSMQQPMVIGDVVSVTVDSHDLVLFDRD, encoded by the coding sequence ATGACGACATCTTCTTCACTTGCTTTACGTATTTCAGATTTACATTGTAGTTATGCTGGCGTTGATATTTTAACAGGACTGGATCTGGATTTAGGTAAAAATGAAATCCTGTGTCTATTAGGACCAAGTGGCTGTGGTAAAACCACCACGTTAAAATTGATTGCCGGGTTATTACCACCAACCCAAGGCAGTATTGAGATTAATGGTCAAGTGGTTGACAATAGCGAGCTGAATGTCGCGCCTGAAAAGCGTAACGTCGGGATGATTTTTCAGGACTATGCGCTATTTCCACATTTAACCGTGACTGATAATGTGTTATTCAGCCAATATAAGCAAACTAAAGCCAAGCAAAAAGAGACGCTGGATAATGTGCTGAAATTAGTCAATTTGACCGAGTTTGCTGACCGTTATCCACATCAACTATCCGGTGGACAGCAACAGCGGGTAGCGATTGCCCGCGCTTTAGCCAATTCACCAGAGTTGCTATTATTGGACGAACCTTTCTCTAATATTGATAGCCAAGTACGCCATCACTTGATTGAAGAGATGCGCGCTTTACTTAAATCGCATAACATGAGCGCTATTTTTGTTACCCACAGCAAAGAAGAAGCATTTGCTTTTGCCGACCGGTTAGCTGTTTTCCATCAGGGTAAAATTGAGCAGCTCGGCACGCCAAGTGAGTTATATAACCGACCTGCTACGCGCTTTGTGGCTGACTTCCTTGGCAAGGTTAACTATTTAGATGCGGTAGTATTAGATGAATACAGTGTCAGCACCGCATTGGGTGTTATTAGCGGTAAGCAAAAATTAACGGTGACGGTTGGTGCGCATAAATTGTTAGCAATACGACCACAGCAATTAAAATTAGCGCTCACCGAGCAGGGGAGTGCGACGATCACGCAACAACAGTTCTTAGGGATGACCACGCATTGCACTATTACTTTAGCGGAAGAGCCCGCAATCGAATTATCGGTATCAATGCAACAGCCAATGGTGATTGGTGATGTGGTGAGTGTCACGGTTGACAGCCATGATTTGGTGTTATTTGATCGCGATTAA
- the argR gene encoding transcriptional regulator ArgR has protein sequence MSEKQDLLVKAFKGLLKEEHLGSQGEIVDALKEQGFDSVNQSKVSRMLSKFGAVRTRNAKDEMVYCLPAELGVPTISSQLKSLVLDISHNESLIVIQTSPGSAQLIARLLDSLGRTEGILGTIAGDDTIFITPTSTRIIADVDSAVKELFEYL, from the coding sequence ATGAGTGAAAAACAAGATCTGTTAGTAAAAGCATTTAAAGGATTATTGAAAGAAGAGCATCTTGGATCGCAAGGCGAGATTGTTGATGCACTAAAGGAACAAGGCTTTGATAGTGTCAATCAATCAAAAGTCTCAAGAATGCTGAGTAAATTTGGTGCAGTACGCACCCGCAATGCCAAAGATGAAATGGTATATTGCTTACCCGCAGAGTTAGGCGTGCCTACCATTAGCAGCCAATTAAAAAGCCTAGTATTAGATATTAGCCATAATGAAAGCCTTATTGTGATCCAAACCAGCCCCGGCTCAGCGCAATTGATCGCTCGCTTATTAGATTCATTAGGCCGTACAGAAGGTATTTTAGGCACCATTGCGGGCGATGATACTATTTTCATTACCCCGACCAGCACCCGCATTATTGCCGACGTAGATAGTGCAGTAAAAGAGTTGTTTGAGTATCTCTAG
- the artP gene encoding arginine ABC transporter ATP-binding protein ArtP: MSIELKNICKSWGQLDVLQNIDLKCAKGETLVLLGPSGAGKSSLLRILNLLDTPDNGSISIAGETFDFSGKLNDKQLAKRSQMLRRKVGMVFQQYNLWPHMSVMDNLIEAPVKILKQTKQHAREEAMKILEQLQLTDKVYVFPLALSGGQQQRVAIARALMMKPEVLLFDEPTAALDPEVTNQVAKIIKSLASTGITQVVVTHEVDFARKVASQVCYLENGEIVEFGGAEHFQQPQTPQFTNYLKH; the protein is encoded by the coding sequence ATGAGCATCGAACTAAAAAACATCTGTAAATCTTGGGGTCAACTGGATGTATTACAAAACATCGACCTTAAATGTGCGAAAGGCGAAACCTTAGTGCTGCTTGGTCCAAGCGGTGCTGGTAAGAGCTCTTTGTTGCGCATACTTAATTTACTTGATACACCCGATAATGGCTCTATCAGTATTGCGGGTGAAACATTTGATTTTTCGGGCAAACTTAATGATAAACAATTAGCTAAGCGCAGCCAGATGTTAAGACGAAAAGTAGGTATGGTATTTCAACAATACAACCTATGGCCGCATATGTCGGTGATGGATAACTTAATTGAAGCGCCCGTTAAGATTTTAAAGCAAACCAAACAACACGCTCGTGAAGAGGCCATGAAGATCCTTGAGCAATTACAACTAACTGATAAAGTTTATGTATTTCCATTAGCATTATCAGGTGGTCAACAGCAACGTGTCGCAATTGCACGTGCTTTAATGATGAAACCAGAAGTATTGTTATTTGATGAACCAACTGCAGCGTTAGATCCAGAGGTAACGAATCAAGTGGCTAAGATCATTAAATCACTGGCAAGTACCGGTATTACCCAGGTTGTGGTTACGCACGAAGTGGATTTCGCGCGTAAAGTCGCGAGTCAAGTTTGTTATCTTGAAAACGGTGAAATTGTTGAATTTGGTGGTGCTGAGCACTTCCAGCAACCACAAACGCCGCAATTTACAAATTATTTAAAACATTAG
- a CDS encoding transporter substrate-binding domain-containing protein: MKKLLTVLILISAAAQVTAAEQIKFVTEATYPPFEMMDENNEFQGFDIDIARAVCTELKAECSFANQSFDSLIPSLKFRRYDAAIAAMDVTPARKKQVDFSDIYYENSAVLVAEKGKYNVVADLSGKAVGVQNGTSHQAYMTETYADEKVLLLNFPSYQKAFLDLKNGRINGVFADSAVAHDWLSKHSGGNYETVGKAVTDEKYFGAGFAIAVRKGNAELLAKLNKGLQAIKANGTYDKIYAKYFAK; the protein is encoded by the coding sequence ATGAAAAAATTACTCACAGTATTAATTCTAATTTCAGCAGCGGCACAAGTAACAGCGGCAGAACAAATCAAATTCGTCACTGAAGCAACCTATCCGCCGTTTGAAATGATGGATGAAAACAACGAATTTCAAGGTTTTGATATTGATATCGCGCGCGCAGTTTGTACTGAATTAAAAGCGGAATGTAGTTTTGCTAACCAATCATTTGATAGTCTGATCCCAAGCTTAAAATTCCGTCGTTATGATGCAGCTATTGCGGCCATGGACGTAACGCCAGCACGTAAAAAGCAAGTTGATTTCTCTGATATTTATTATGAAAACTCAGCGGTACTGGTGGCTGAAAAAGGTAAATATAATGTTGTTGCTGATTTGTCCGGTAAAGCAGTCGGGGTACAAAATGGTACATCTCACCAAGCTTATATGACAGAAACATATGCCGATGAAAAAGTATTGTTACTTAATTTCCCCTCGTACCAAAAAGCGTTTTTAGACCTTAAAAATGGTCGTATCAATGGGGTATTCGCAGATTCTGCAGTGGCGCACGATTGGTTGAGCAAACACAGTGGCGGTAACTATGAAACAGTGGGTAAAGCCGTGACTGACGAGAAATACTTTGGTGCTGGTTTTGCTATCGCAGTACGTAAAGGTAACGCTGAATTATTGGCTAAACTGAACAAAGGTTTGCAAGCAATTAAAGCGAACGGTACTTACGATAAAATTTACGCAAAATACTTTGCTAAATAA
- the artQ gene encoding arginine ABC transporter permease ArtQ, with protein sequence MDLLQLQLLLDATKITLGLALTSLLVGLVLAILFCVAEMQKNPLIAKPISFFVTVLRGLPEILIVFFIFFGGTHILFLLTDEYYDISPFWSGVVALSLIFASYASQTLRAAIQSVPKGQQQGAQALGMGPVRCFLRITLPQAWRLALPGLGNQWMVLLKDTALVSLIGVTELMKQADLLSGSTYKPFTFLVAAAAIYLIITLISQWLLKHLDNYINRFDAGVAI encoded by the coding sequence ATGGATCTTTTGCAGCTTCAATTATTATTGGATGCAACAAAAATCACCCTTGGCCTTGCACTAACATCCTTGCTGGTTGGCTTGGTTCTCGCTATTTTATTCTGTGTTGCAGAAATGCAAAAGAACCCACTTATTGCCAAGCCGATTAGTTTTTTCGTGACCGTGTTACGTGGTTTACCGGAGATATTGATCGTATTTTTCATTTTCTTCGGTGGCACCCATATCCTGTTTTTATTAACCGATGAGTATTATGACATCAGTCCGTTCTGGAGTGGTGTAGTAGCACTGTCGCTTATCTTTGCTTCTTATGCTTCGCAAACGTTACGCGCGGCCATTCAATCAGTACCTAAAGGCCAGCAACAAGGCGCGCAAGCATTGGGTATGGGGCCAGTGCGTTGTTTCTTGCGTATTACCTTGCCGCAAGCATGGCGTTTGGCCTTACCGGGGTTAGGCAATCAATGGATGGTACTGCTAAAAGATACCGCGTTAGTCTCCCTGATTGGGGTAACTGAGTTGATGAAACAAGCGGATTTATTATCCGGTAGTACCTATAAGCCCTTTACTTTTTTGGTGGCGGCTGCGGCGATTTACCTGATTATTACTTTGATTAGTCAATGGTTGTTAAAGCACCTTGATAATTACATTAACCGTTTTGATGCCGGAGTAGCAATATGA
- the artM gene encoding arginine ABC transporter permease ArtM — protein MTLDHFWLLFNGLSTTLEITFFSLLFGSMIAVLLTLAMINKIPGLNLLARTIILLFTGTPLLIQIFLIYSGPSQFEWIKDSFLWDYLRQAKVCAIIALSFNTAAYSALLFKGAIESVPRGEWDACNALGMNRGQTLAVIVPHAIRRVLPSYSNEVILVLKGTSLASSITIMDVMGYANQINGQTYDALMAFSAAGIIYLGMNGILILIFKQLEKKALAFQS, from the coding sequence ATGACGTTAGATCACTTCTGGTTATTATTTAACGGTTTGAGCACTACCCTTGAAATTACTTTTTTCAGTTTATTATTTGGTTCTATGATCGCGGTGTTATTAACGCTGGCGATGATCAATAAGATCCCGGGATTAAACTTATTAGCTCGGACTATTATTTTGCTGTTTACTGGTACCCCGTTATTGATCCAAATATTTTTGATATACAGTGGTCCGTCCCAGTTTGAGTGGATCAAAGACAGCTTCTTATGGGATTATCTGCGCCAGGCTAAAGTTTGCGCCATCATTGCCTTATCGTTTAATACGGCCGCGTATTCAGCGCTACTCTTTAAAGGCGCGATCGAATCAGTACCGCGCGGCGAATGGGATGCTTGTAATGCGCTGGGCATGAACCGCGGGCAAACCCTAGCAGTTATTGTGCCCCATGCGATACGCCGGGTATTACCGTCTTATTCGAATGAAGTTATTTTGGTACTTAAAGGCACCTCATTAGCAAGTTCGATCACGATCATGGATGTGATGGGTTATGCCAATCAAATCAATGGTCAAACCTATGATGCGTTAATGGCATTCTCTGCTGCGGGTATAATCTACCTCGGCATGAATGGTATCTTGATATTGATATTTAAACAGTTAGAGAAAAAAGCCCTCGCATTCCAATCTTAA
- the mdh gene encoding malate dehydrogenase translates to MKVAVLGAAGGIGQALALLLKTQLPAGSDLSLYDIAPVTPGVAVDLSHIPTDVTIAGFAGTDPTEALVGADVVLISAGVARKPGMDRSDLFNINAGIIKNLAAKCAEVCPNACIGIITNPVNTTVPIAAEVLKQAGVYDKRKLFGITTLDVIRSETFVSELKGISLADVEVPVIGGHSGVTILPLLSQVKGVEFTAEEIVTLTARIQNAGTEVVEAKAGGGSATLSMGQAAARFGLSLVRALQGEQGIVECTYVDGGSEHATFFAQPVLLGKNGVEEVLAYGELSEFEASARDAMLEELKANITLGEEFVAG, encoded by the coding sequence ATGAAAGTTGCTGTATTAGGTGCTGCTGGCGGTATCGGTCAAGCTTTAGCCCTACTTTTGAAAACTCAACTACCTGCTGGTTCTGATTTATCACTTTATGATATCGCCCCTGTAACTCCAGGTGTTGCTGTTGATTTAAGCCATATCCCTACAGACGTTACTATTGCTGGTTTTGCTGGTACAGATCCTACTGAAGCACTTGTTGGTGCTGACGTGGTACTTATCTCTGCGGGTGTTGCTCGTAAACCAGGTATGGACCGTTCAGATCTATTCAATATCAATGCTGGGATCATCAAAAATCTAGCTGCTAAATGTGCGGAAGTATGTCCAAATGCATGTATCGGCATTATCACTAACCCAGTTAACACCACGGTGCCAATTGCTGCTGAAGTACTTAAGCAAGCGGGTGTTTATGACAAACGTAAACTATTCGGTATCACCACGCTGGATGTTATCCGTTCTGAAACTTTTGTAAGTGAGCTTAAAGGCATTTCACTTGCTGACGTTGAAGTACCAGTAATTGGTGGTCACTCAGGCGTAACAATTCTGCCGCTACTTTCTCAAGTGAAAGGCGTTGAATTTACTGCTGAAGAAATTGTGACACTTACAGCACGCATTCAAAACGCAGGTACTGAAGTTGTTGAAGCTAAAGCGGGTGGCGGTTCTGCGACACTTTCTATGGGTCAAGCGGCGGCACGTTTCGGCCTTTCTCTGGTTCGCGCACTACAAGGTGAACAAGGTATAGTTGAGTGTACTTATGTTGATGGTGGCTCTGAGCACGCAACATTCTTCGCACAACCTGTACTACTAGGTAAAAACGGCGTTGAAGAAGTACTCGCATACGGTGAACTAAGCGAATTTGAAGCAAGCGCACGTGATGCAATGTTAGAAGAACTAAAAGCGAACATCACGCTAGGTGAAGAATTCGTTGCTGGTTAA